The window GCCAGCGCGAGATCGGCGCCGGCGAGGAAGACGAGGCCGAGCGCGAGCAGGCCGGTGCGGTTGATGCGGTCCGAGAGCACGCCGGCCGGATAGGCCGACAACGCATAGACGATGTTCATCAGCACCAGCACGGCCGGCACCCACATCGCATTGAGCCCGATGTTCTGTGCGCGCAGGATCAGAAAGGCCTCGCTGAAACGCGCCAGCGTGAACACGACGCCAACCGCGACCACACGCCAGTACAGGGATCCAAGCTGCCGCATCGCGGCGATGTTCAGCGGATTCCTTGACGGCTCCCGGCCTGGATCCGGCTCCGGCTCGCTCACCGCGAACGCGATCAGTCCGAACGACAGGAAGCCCGGCAGCACGGCCACCCAGAACACCATCGTAAAATTGTCCGCCGTCCACCACATCAGGCCGATCGCCATGAGTGGCCCCACGAACGCACCGATGGTGTCGAGCGACTGACGCAGGCCGAAGCTCGCGCCGCGCAGACCGATGGGTGCGATATCGGCGATCAGTGCGTCGCGCGGCGCGCCGCGAATCCCCTTGCCGACGCGGTCAATGAAGCGCGCGGCAACCAGCCATTCGACGCTGGGGGCAAGCGGGAACAGCGGTTTTGTCAGCGCGGCGAGCCCGTAGCCTAGCGCGGCGAGCAATTTGCGCCGGCCGAGCCAGTCGGACAACGCGCCGGAGAAGATCTTCGTGATCGAGGCGGTCGCTTCGGCAATGCCCTCGATGAAGCCGACGGTGAGCGTGGAGGCGCCGAGCACGGTGACGAGATAGACCGGCAGCAGTGCGTGGATCATCTCGGAAGAGACGTCCATCAGCATCGAGACGAAGCCGAGCACCCAGATCCCCCTGGGCAGCCCCGCACGTGCAGCATTCGGTGTTGTCGTCGTCACGTCCAGGACTTCTCCTCGGCCTCTGCTTGACCTCTCCTTGGCCGCTCCTTGCCCTCGCGTCCAGGCAACAAAAAACCCGCCGGCGGCGGGTTCGTCCATGCTCCCGCCGAAGGCAGAGGCCTGAAAATTGCCCCTCCTCAAGCAGGAGTCATCAGCCCACTACGGTCACAGGCCGCCGGGCGGTTGTCGGGGGACTCCATCCCCATCTGTCCGGCCAGCCTAACATGGAAATGGCGCCGGACAAGTGGGCGGGGTGCTCTGTCCCGTGGCCCGTTCTTCCGGGAGCGCACGGCGCATGATGGCATGCCGTGCCACGATCGCGCAGTCCGCGGCGCGAGCGCGGCAACATGGCGGCAGCTTGCGTAATGCTTCGCAATGCCCGAGCCGCAAGTCCTAACGCGCAAATCCCTAACTGGAATGTGAAGCGCAAGCGATCTTCGGACTTTGCGGCAAGGCGATTGCATGTCACCATCGCGTCATACGACGGGAGGCTGCGATGCGCTTGCTGTTCTCGATCGGGGCTGTGCTGGTGACCGGCATGTTCGCCGGAGGGGACGTCGCGGGCATCGCGGCACCAGGACCCAAGTTTGAGTCGCCTAAAATTCAGCCGCAGCGGCAAGCAGCCGACAGGGACGCGCAGACGGTCGATGTCGAGCTGATCCTCGCCGTCGACGTCTCCTACTCCATGGACATGGACGAGCTCGCGGTCCAGCGCGAAGGCTATGCGCAGGCGATCCAGTCGAAGGAATTCCTGCAGGCGCTGAAGCTGGGCCCGAACGGCCGGATCGCGGTGACCTATTTCGAGTGGGCCGCCTCGACCGACCAGAAGATCATCATTCCGTGGCGCCTGATCGACGGACCGGAGACCGCCGATGCCGTCGCCGCCGAAATCCTGAAGACGCCGATCCGGCGCGCCTCGCGCACCTCGATCTCCGGAGCGATCACTTTCGCAATGCCGCTGTTCGATGAGGATCCCTATCGGGGCTTGCGCCGCGTGATCGACATTTCCGGCGACGGTCCCAACAACAATGGCACACCGGTCACGATCGCGCGGGACGCTGCGATCGAGAAGGGTATCGTCATCAACGGCCTGCCGATCATGGTCAAGGAGCCGTCCTATTCGACCATGGATATCGATAATCTCGACTTCTACTATGAGGATTGCGTCATCGGCGGCCCCGGTTCTTTCGTCATCACGATCAAGGACCGCGACAAGTTCAAGGAAGCCATCCGCACCAAGCTCTTGATGGAGGTTGCGGGCCGTATGCCGGAGCGCCCCGTGATGCGCGTTGCGGACAAAGACAAGGAGCCGCGTGTGAACTGCATGATCGGCGAGAAGATCTGGTCGGACCGCTGGGGGCGCTGACGCGCTACCCCCGATGAGGCCATTTGCTGGCTTCGCCCCGCGGTTGAATTTAACCGTTCGTTAATCGGTGAGTGGCCCTAATCCAATTGTTTCCGTCAATGACCTGATATTGCTGGCCGGCGCGCAGACGAAGGCGGGTTTGTCAGACTGGTCCGCCGAGCAACCAATGGCCATCGTCACGCAGAGCACCAGCCAGATTTCTCCTGCCAGCGAGCGGGTCTATCACCAGAGCAACCTGCTCGGTGAATGGAAGGGCAATTGGGCGGGAAACAATCAGGCCGTCGGCTTCAAGGTCGTGAACATCCGCGGCGCCCGCGCGCAGGTGGAATACACCCATAACGGGCACACCGAACGTGGTTTTGGCAAGGTCGACGGTGCAACCATCAGCTTCGGTTCGGTCACGATCGGGACCAAGAACGGCAAGAATGCGGCGCTCGTGTTCTCCGCCGGCGGCGGTCAGGCCAGTGCATCACTTGAAAAACAGGCGCCGCCGGCCTCCGAAAGCCGTCTCATCGGAAGCTGGGGTGGCTATTCGGCCGACAACAACAAGAGCGCGAGCTTCCGGGTCGTCTCCATCACCGGCAACGAGGCGCTGGTCACGACCACGATCGACGGCGTCACCCGGCAGGGCACCGGCATCGTCTACAAGAACGTGGTCATGTTCGGACAAACGCAGATATCGACGGACGACGGAAAGAACGGCAAGGTCATCTTCCAGGTCGGAAACAAATCTTTCCAGGTAGGGGTGACGAAATTACCGTCGTCCGACACGTCGTCCTCGGTGGACAGGACGGCGTAGCCGATCACGGCTGCTGCTCGCCGGACCGCGTCAGCGCCTTCAATTGCCGCTCGACCTGACGCAAGGCGTCGCGGGCGGGCGCCAAAGCGCCATTGCCGATCATTTGCGGCGGCCAGCTTACGTTGCGGCGCGAGCGAGGCAAGGATGTCGGCGCCAGGCGTGGCTGCAGCATCAGCATGGCCATATGCCGCAGCAATGCGCCGGAATGGGGAAGATCAGATCCGCGCCTCCAGAATCAGATTGAAGGGCGTTTCAGCAGCGCGGCGGAAGCGCGTCAGTCCGCCCTCTCGCGCGACCTTGCGCAGCCTTGCCTCGCCCGCTTGCGCGCCCAGTGCGAGGCCCACCTCCTGGTCGAGCGAGGCCGGCGTGCAGATCATGGTCGACGCCGCATAATAGACCCGCCCGACCGGGTTGAGATTGTCCTCGAGGCGGTCGCCTGCGAACGGCTCGACCAGCATGCAGGTGCCGTCCTTTGCCATGGTCTCGCGCACGTGGCCGATGGCGCCGACGGGATCGCCCATGTCATGCAGGCAATCGAAGAAGCAGACGAGATCATAGCCCTCGGCCGGATAGGTCTTGGCGGAATGAACAGCGAAGCTGACCCGGTCGCCCAATCTGGCTTCGGTGGCCGCCTTTCGCGCGGCCTCGATCGAACCCTCATGATAGTCGAAGCCGTAGAAGCGGGAGTTCGGGAAGGCTTCCGCCATCAGCCGTGTCGAGACGCCGTGCCCGCAGCCGACATCGGCGACCTTGGCGCCGCGCTTCAGCTTGTCCACGACGCCGTCGAGCGCGGGCAGCCATTCCTGCACCAGATGATGCATGTACCCGGTCCGGAAAAAGCGGGCGGTGCCGCAGAACAGGCACTCGCTGCGCCGGTTCCAGCCGACGCCCTTGCCGGATTTGAATGCGTCCGAGACCTTCGGCTCGTCGAGAAACGCCGAGGCAATGACATTGCCGAATGCGCCGAGGAACACCGGACTGTCCTCATCGGCAAGCGCCATCGCCTGCTCCGGCAGCATCGAGAATTTTGCCGAAGCGGAATCGTATTCGATGTAGCCGGACGCCGCCTGGCTCGCGAGCCATTCGCGGACGTAGCGCTCCGCCGTCCCGGTGGCGCTTGCGAGCTCGGACGAGTTCATCGGTCCCTTGGCGGCAAGGGTACGGTAGAGACCGAGCTTGTCCCCGAGAAGGACCAGCGACGCATTCATCGCCGCCCCGAATTCGGTGACCATCTTGCCCATAAAGGCATTCAACCTGTCGGAATTGACCTCCATGACAGCCTCCGTGCTGACGCGCCCCCTTAGGTGGGTCAATCCGGCATGCGGGAAGTTCAAACTGGCAGGAAAACGTGATCCCGGAACTCAAGGGAAGACTGGTGTCGCTATACTGGCATTCATGATGTCTGGTGGGTATAACTCGCAGGCTTTTCGACGGTTATTAGGATGTCCAGGCTTACACGCTCTTGCGGTCTCGCGGTTTTTCTTGCCCTGCTCTGCCTCGGGGAAGCGCCGGCTCATGCGCAAGGCGCACCCCTGCAATATTGGATCCCCGGCGGACCTTTCGGCTTCGGCGGCGTTGCCGGCCAGAGCGCCGACAGCTACGGCAATTTCCCCAGCTTCAATGGCGGCGACGCAAGCGGCCGCAGCAATTTTGCGAACGGCTTCTTTGTCGGCAGCCAGCATGGCAATCTCAATTGGAGCGGTCTCAGCTCGGCCGGACTGAGCGGCAATTTCAGCGCGCTCTCCTACGACAGCACGCAGTTCGGCTACAACATCAAGACCGCGGGCGGGATGCCCCTCACGTTCTTTGCCGGTTTCGACACCCTGAAATACGGCAACGGCATCGGCAGCTCGCTTGCGCCGCTCACCTCCAGCGCTGCGCCCGGCTATGGTGCATTCGCGGGTGTCGAGTTCAAGCCGACCTCCAACCTCAGCCTGTCGTTCGGCGCCGGCTTCACCCAGCAGGACTCGGGCCGCATGGATAGCGATCTCAGATCGAACATGCTGCCCGGCGAGTCGCCGGCGTTGAGTGGCCTTCGGCGCTAACTAGCGCGTGAACTTCGCAACGAGCTCGACATGCGGCGTGTGGCGGAACTGATCCACCGGCACGACCACATCGATCTTGTAGCCGCCATCGATCAGCAGCCGCGCGTCGCGGGCAAATGTCGCGACGTTGCAGGAGACCGCGACCACCACAGGCACCTTGCTCACGGCGAGCTTCAAGGCCTGCGCCTGCGCGCCCTGGCGCGGCGGGTCGAACACGACGGCGTCGAAATCGCGCAGCTCCGGCGCCACCAGGGGACGGCGGAACAGATCGCGCGGCTCGGCCTTGAGCGGCTTGAGCCCCGGCGTGCGCGCGGCTTTTTCGAGCGCTGCAATGGCGCCGGCGTCGTTGTCATGGGCGGTGACGCGGGCCTTCTCGGCGACCCGCAACGCAAACGGGCCGACGCCGCAGAAGAGATCGAGAACGTTCTTCGCCTTGCCGATGCGCTCCGCGACGAGCGACGCAAGCGTCTCTTCGCCGGCCACGGTCGCCTGCAGGAACGAGCCCGGCGGCAGCGTCACCTCGGCGCGGCCCATCTGCACGGTCGGCGGCAGGCGTTGCAGCACCAGTTCGCCGTGCCGTGTCAGCCGCGCCAGGCGGTGCTGCTCGGCGACGCGCGAGAGCGCCGTCACGAGCGGCGTAGGCAGCGGGCCGGAGCCGCGCACGTCAATGTCGAGACCGTTGGCGGTCGCGGTGACCTGGATGTCCAGCGGTTTCGTCACCGGCATTTTGGACGTCAGCAGCTCGGCGAGCGCCCAGCCGGCATCGAGTGCACCCTCGAGCCCGGGATCCAGGATCGGGCAGCGATCGATCGGGATGACGTCGTGCGCGCTGGCAGCCGAGAAGCCGACCTTGAGGATGTCATGGGTGCCGAACCGGCCGTGCAGCGTGATGCGCCTGCGTCCCGCACCGTGGGCATCGACCAGTGGCGCCACCTCGCAGTCGATGCCGGCCTGGGCCAGGGTCTCGACCACGATGCCGCGCTTCCAGGCGTGATACGGTTCAGCCGCCCAGTGCTGGATCGCGCAGCCGCCACAGACGCCGAAATGCGGACAGAACGGCGCGACGCGCTCGGGGCTGGCGACATCCACCGCCAGCAGCTTGCGGCGGTCGGGATGATTGCCGACGACATGATCGACCTCGACGGTCTCGCCGCCGAGCGTGTAGGGCACATAGACGGGATCGCCGGCGTCGAGCGAGACGCCGTCGCCGCGATGGCCGACGTGATCGATCGTCATGCGCTCAACCACGGCGCGCGCCCAGGAAGAATTCGATATTGCCGTCGCCGCCGGTGATCGCCGACGGGAACACCTCGATATCGGTGCAGCCGAGCGAGGCCGCAAAGGCGGCGATGTCGTCGCAGATATCGCGGTGCACGGCGGCGTCGCGGACGATGCCCTTCTTGTTGTGCTTCCGGTCCGCCTCGAATTGCGGCTTGATCAGCGCCAGCAGGCTCATCGGCGCGGCCGCCAGCGACAGGGCCACGGGCAGCACCGTCTTGAGCGAGATGAAGCTGACGTCGATCACGACGACATCGGGCCGCGCCGGCAAACGCTTGCCGTCATAGGCGCGGATGTCGGTCTCTTCCATCGACACGATCTTGGAGTGACCGCGCAGCGAGGGATGCAGCTGACTGGTGCCGACATCGACGGCAAAGACGAGACTGGCGCCGTTGGCCAGCAGCACCTCGGTGAATCCGCCGGTGGACGCGCCGACGTCGAGGCAGACATGGTCCTCGATCTCGATCGGGTAGCGCTCCAGCGCGCCGGCGAGCTTGACGCCGCCGCGGGAGACGTAGGGGTGCGCGGGCTCGGCCTGGATCACGGCGTCCTCGGCGATGGTCTCCGACGGCTTTGCGACCTGCTTGTCGTCGGCGGTGACGAGCCCGGCCTCGATCGCCGCGCGCGCCCGCGCCCGGCTCTCGAACAGGCCGCGCTCGACCAGCAGAACATCCGCGCGCTTGCGGGCAGGGGACATCATCTCTCCGAAGACACCTGAGGCGCTTATGTAGCGATCAATCGCGCGGCCGCCATCCGGACGCAAGCCTCGAAGGCGGCCAGATCGTGCCAGACGTCGATCGGCATCTGCGCCGGCGTCACCAGCGGGCAACCATGCAGCTCCAGCGCATGGACCATCATGAGATTGTCGACGAGGCCAAAATCCTCGACCGTCAGCCCCTGCGCGTCGACCAGCCGTCCGTCCTCGGACGTCACGTCCATGAAGCGACCGACACGATCGGCATAGGCAGCGCCGTCATTGGAATAGGCGAGGCAGAACTTGCGGCGGCCGGCCATGTAGCCGAGCTCGTAGACGGTGCCGGGATCGGCGCCAGCGCCCCGGAACGGCGTGAGGTTGGCAATGATCGCATCGGCCGCGTCCATCATCGCCTCGTTGCCGCAAAAGATCTGCCGCGAGGCATCGGGAGCGGCGAGGTCGATCTCGTTGTCGAGGGGATAGAGGCCGGTGAGGCCGTGCGCAGCACAGATCGCGGCCTTCTGCCGGCCGATCTCGACCGCATCTGGCAGGAACACGTCGGGGCCTGCCAGATAGATTTTCATCGAGCTGCTTCGCGGAAGGTCGAAGCTCGCTGTTACGCGAGCTTGACCGTTTCGGCCTTGACGTCCTTGCCGAGCGCCTCGAACACCTTGGCGACGATGCCCTTGGCGTCGAGACCGGCACGACCGTACATCGCCGCCGGGGTATCGTGGTCCTGGAACACGTCGGGCAGCACCATGGTGCGGAACCGCACCAGGCCGCTGTCGAGCGCGCCCTGATCGCTCAGGTACTGCGCAACATGCGAGCCGAAACCGCCGACCGAGCCTTCCTCGATCGTGATCAGGATCTCGTGGTCGCGCGCGAGCTTGAGCACGAGCTCGGTGTCCAGCGGCTTCATGAAGCGCGCATCCGCGATCGTGGTCGAAAGGCCGTGGGCTGCGAGCTCGTCGGCGGCCTTCTCGCATTCGGCGAGGCGCGTGCCGAAGGAGAGCAGGGCGATCTTGCTGCCCTGGCGGACGATGCGGCCCTTGCCGATCTCGAGCGGAATGCCGACTTCGGGCATCTCGATGCCGCGGCCTTCGCCGCGCGGATAGCGCAGCGAGCTCGGACGATCGTTGATCGCGACCTGGGTCGCGACCATGTGCACCAGCTCGGCTTCGTCGGCGGCGGCCATGATCACCATGTTCGGCAGACAGCCGAGATAGGCGTTGTCGAACGAGCCGGCATGGGTGGCGCCATCGGCGCCGACGAGGCCGGCGCGGTCAATGGCGAAGCGCACGGGCAGGCTCTGGATCGCGACGTCATGCACGATCTGGTCGTAGCCGCGCTGCAGGAAGGTCGAGTAGATCGCGCAGAACGGCTTGTAGCCTTCGGTGGCGAGACCGGCGGCGAACGTCACGGCGTGCTGCTCGGCGATGCCGACGTCGAAGGTGCGGTCCGGGAACGCCTTGTTGAAGATGTCGACGCCGGTGCCCGATGGCATCGCCGCGGTGATGGCGACGATCTTGTCGTCCTTCTCCGCTTCCTTGACGAGGCTCTGGCCGAACACGTTCTGATAGGCCGGCGCATTCGGCTTGGACTTGGCCTGGGTGCCGGTCGCGACGTCGAACTTGACCACCGCGTGGTACTTGTCGGCGGAAGCTTCCGCCGGGCCGTAGCCCTTGCCCTTCTGCGTCACGACGTGAACCAGGATCGGGCCGGTCTCCATGTCGCGCACGTTCTTCAGCACGGGCAGGAGATGGTCGAGGTTATGGCCGTCGATCGGGCCGACGTAATAGAAGCCGAGTTCCTCGAACAGCGTGCCGCCATCCATCATGAAGCCGCGGGAATATTCCTCGACGCGGTTGGCGCGGCTGGCGATGATCTTCGGCAAGCGCTTGTTGATCTGCTTGGCCGCATCGCGCAGCGTGCGGTAGGTCTTGCCCGAGTAGAGCCGCGACAGGTAGGCGCTCATCGCGCCGACCGGCGGTGCGATCGACATGTCGTTGTCGTTGAGGATGACGATCAGGCGCGAGTTCATCGCACCTGCATTGTTCATGGCCTCATAGGCCATGCCCGCCGACATCGCGCCGTCACCGATGACGGCGATAACGTTGTTCTTGCCGCCGGAGAGGTCGCGCGCGACCGCCATGCCGAGGCCGGCGGAGATCGAGGTCGAGGAATGCGCGGCGCCGAACGGATCGTAATCGCTCTCGCTGCGCTTGGTGAAGCCGGACAGGCCGCCGCCGGTGCGCAGCGTGCGGATGCGATCGCGCCGGCCGGTGAGGATCTTGTGCGGATAGGCCTGGTGGCCGACGTCCCAGATCAGCCGGTCGCGCGGGGTATCGAAGACGTAATGGATCGCAGTGGTGAGCTCGACCACGCCGAGGCCTGCGCCGAAATGACCGCCGGTCACCGAGACGGCATCGATGGTCTCCTGACGCAGCTCGTCGGCGACCTGGCGAACCTGCTCGATCTTGAGCTTGCGCAGGTCGTCAGGCGTCCGGATGGTGTCGAGAAGCGGCGTTTTACTGTATGCGTTCACGGCGATTTCCAATTTGTCAGCGCCGGAAGATCGTTCCGGTGCGCGATGGGTTTGCTCAATATCGGCGCAGCGCGAGTCCTTAAACCGTCGGAGCCACCTGCATGGGGCAAAGCCCCGTCTTCAAGCTTAGGTGAGCTTAAGTGCTCTCCGGTTCAGTCTCTGTGATCCCTGTCACTTAGATCGGCTTCGTCCATCCCAGCCAATTCATCAGCAGTTTGAAGCGCTTGCTGTCGGTAATAAGTGCCCACGCAAGGCTTACAAAAAGCCACACTCCGCGCAGCTTTACACCAAAGCTTGGGCCAAAGCCAACCCGCTGGGCCAATTACGGGGCATGCACCTGCAACCCCCGGGCCAAAGTGGTTAATCCCAGCGCCAGTTCAAGAGTTCCAAGCTTGCTCGGTTCCTCGGCAGGTTTTGGAGTGTGAGAAGCTGTTTTAGACGGGAGTCAGGAGACGATGGGGCCCTCGTGAGGGAATTCCATGATCTCCCGGGCCCGGGTTCCCTGGATCAAAGCAGCCGCAGCGGCCCGACAGGGACGTGCGATCATGAAAAATTGCGGGTGGCCGATGCATGGATGGGCGGCTTTGAAGGCGGCCCTTACTGGACGTCGAGCGGCGCGGTGCCGGTGGCCTGGCCGCTGGCATCGGTGGTGATCTTGTCGACGCGCGCCTCGGCCTGGCGCAGCAACTCCTCGCAGCGGCGCTTCAGGGCCTCGCCACGCTCGTAGATCGTCACGGATTCCTCGAGCGGCACCTTGCCGTCCTCGAGCCGCTTCACGATGGTTTCGAGCTCCTCGATGGCGCGTTCGAAGGTCAGCCTGGAGACGTCGATTTGGGTATTTTCGGCCATATAAGTTTCCGATTGCCCGATTCGCTTCACGTCGGAGAAAGCAAAGTTTTGCGGGCGCAATGTGGCGGGCGTGTCAGGCGCCCATCAGGGCGCCGACATGCGCCGTAACAGATTCTTTCAGTCCTTGCAGGTCGTAGCCGCCTTCGAGCACAGAAACAACGCGCCCCCCGGCGGTCTTGTCGGCGAGGTCCATCAGCTTGCGCGTGACCCAGGCATAATCCTCCGCGCGCAAATTCAGGGACGCCAGCGGATCGCGATAATGCGCGTCGAAGCCGGCAGAGATGACGAGCAGCTCCGGGCTGAATTTTTCGAGCTGCGGCAGGATCAAATTCTCGAACGCGATGCGGAATTCCGGCCCGCCGTCCTCGGAGGCGAGCGGCGCGTTGACGATGGTGTCGTGGTCGCCGCGCTCGGTCTTGGCACCGGTGCCCGGAAACAGCGGCATCTGGTGTGTCGAGCAGTACATCACGGTCGGGTCCGACCAGAAGATGTCCTGCGTGCCGTTGCCGTGATGCACGTCGAAATCGACGATGGCCGCGCGCTTGATGCCGTATTTGCGCTGCGCGTGGCGCGCGGCGATGGCGACGTTGTCGAAGAAGCAAAAGCCCATCGGCTTGCCGATCTCGGCGTGGTGGCCGGGCGGGCGCACCGCGACGAAGGCGTTGCGATGCTCACCCGTCATCACCGCTTCGGTCGCAGCGACCGCGCCGCCGACGCCGCGCATCACCGCTTCCCACGTGCCCGGCGACATCGAGGTGTCGCCATCGATATAGACCAGGCCGCTGGTCGGCGCGATGTGGCGCAGCTCCGTGACGTAGTGCTCGTTGTGGCAGAGCGTGACGAGGTCGAGATCCCCCTCCGGTGCCTGGTCGCGCACCAGGAACTGGAAGCGCTCATGCGACAGCGCTTCCTCCACTGCGCGCAGGCGGTCCGGCCTTTCAGGGTGTCCCGGCGGCGTGACGTGGTCGAGGCAGGCCTTGTGGGAGAGGAGAAGCGTACTCATCAGTCGGCCTCATGGGATGCGGGCTCTCGACGTCGCTTGGCGTATCCGGCGCCAAAACGCAAATGCAAAACCCAATCTATGCGTTCCCCCGGGAATGGCAAAGGGTGGTCCCGGACCGGTCCGTTTGATCCGGATCAATTCACGCGCAGAATGCGGCTCAGCGGCAGCGGCCCGATCGGCCCGTGCGCCCTGAAGAACGCGAACAGCGCGTCGGCGTCGTAGCCGCCATATTGCAGCCCCGTGCCCTGTTTGATGACCGTGAAGCCGTCGCCCCCGACTGCGAGGTAATCGTTGAGGGTGACGCGGTAGCCGCTTCCGGCTTCGATCGGTCTGCCGTTGAGCGTCATCTTCTCGTTGATCACGCGCTCGCCGTACGGCTTCGCCGCATCCCAGGCGTAACTGAACCCGTTCGAGACCTGGAGAATCCGCGGCCGCTTCGGATCGAGCCATTGCTGCTCCAGCATGTCCTTGAGCTGGTTGCCCGTGAGCGTCATGGTGACGAGCCGGTTGCGAAAAGGCTGGCTGGCGAAAACGTCGCCGAAGGTGATCGCGCCGTTCTCCTTTGGAACGATGTCGGTGCGGATGCCACCTGGATTGGTGAGCGCGATGACGGCACCGCCGTCCCTGGCGTCCCGGGTCGCGGCGAGCTGCGCGTCCGCAATGACGTCGCCGAGGGCGCTTTCGCCGGCCTCGTTCGGCACGCGTGACAGCGTCTGCGTCACCGATCCAGCCAGGCGATTGGCGATCGGCGCCGAGAGCCTGTCGTAGGCATCGATCAATGCGGTCTGCTCGGGATCCCTGGGCAGCGAAGCATTGGCGACGAGGACATTCTCGGCCTTGGCGCTGGCGACGTCGCGGGTTACAGGATCGAGCTTGAGATCGATCGCGGTGACCAGCGTACCGTATTTGTCGCCGCTGGTGACGAGCCGCCCGTCGATATCGCAGACATAAGCACGATGAGTGTGGCCGCTGACCACGACGTCGACGGCGCGATCGAATTTTTTCACGATGTCGACGATCGGCCCGGTGATGGCAGGGCATTCATTGTAGTCGCCGGCCGGCTCGCCGCCCTGGTGGATCAGCACCACGATCGCCTCGACCCCGCGCGCCTTCAGCTGCGGCACCAGCGCGTTCACCGTCTCGGCTTCGTCGCGGAATTCGAGGCCCGTGACGCCCGATGGCGAGACGATGCCCGCGGTCTCCTTCAAGGTCAGCCCGATGAAGGCGATGGGGATGCCCTCGAATTCCCTGATCTCGTAAGGCGGCAGCACGCTCCTGCCCGTCGCGGTCTCGATGGTAGATGCTGCGAGGTAGTGGAATTTCGCGCCCGTGAAGGGGTGCGGCCCCTGACAGCCGTCGACCGGATGACAGCCCCCGTTCTGCATCCGCAACAGCTCGGTCTTGCCCTCGTCGAATTCGTGATTGCCGACCGAACTGATCGCGAGCCCCATCATCGAGAGCGACTCGATCGAAGCCTCGTCGTGGAACATTGCCGACAGGAACGGGCTCGCGCCGATCAGGTCGCCGGCGGCGACGAAGATCGTGTTCTTGTGGCCCTCGCGCAGCTGCTTCACCAGCGTCGCCATGTATTCGGCACCCCCGGCGGCCACCATCACCTTCCTGGACTTGTCCTCGGGATCACTGATCCGGATGCCGCCCGGCGGCGGGCGCAGATTGCCGTGGAAATCGTTGATCGCGAGGATGCGCAGCTCAACGGGCGCTGCGGTTTGGGCGGACGCGGGCAGGCCGGCGAGCGCGAGCGAGAAGACGGTCAGGCGGAGAACATGTCGCATGGAACCAGACTAGTCGTTCCGCACGAAGATTTCACGAAGCTTTCTTCCTTCTCCCCTTGCGGGAGAAGGTGGCGCGAAGCGCCGGACGAGGGGTTGTCTCCGCAAATTCAAATGTGAATTCTCCTGCAAGGGGCGAGGGAAAAACAGCCTATTTTTTCTTCTTCCTGTTCGCAAACGCGTTGAAGGCGGCGGTGGCTTCTTCCGACTTCAGCCGCTCACCGAACAAATGGGCCTCCTGATCGATGCGGCGGGTGAGCTCCTCGGATGCCACGCGCAGCAGCTTGCGCGAGGTCGCGACCGCTTCGGCGGGGAGCCTGCAGATATCGCGCGCCACCTTGCGCGCCTCGACCTCGGTATGCCCCGGCGAGACCACGGTG of the Bradyrhizobium sp. WSM1417 genome contains:
- a CDS encoding MFS transporter, producing the protein MTTTTPNAARAGLPRGIWVLGFVSMLMDVSSEMIHALLPVYLVTVLGASTLTVGFIEGIAEATASITKIFSGALSDWLGRRKLLAALGYGLAALTKPLFPLAPSVEWLVAARFIDRVGKGIRGAPRDALIADIAPIGLRGASFGLRQSLDTIGAFVGPLMAIGLMWWTADNFTMVFWVAVLPGFLSFGLIAFAVSEPEPDPGREPSRNPLNIAAMRQLGSLYWRVVAVGVVFTLARFSEAFLILRAQNIGLNAMWVPAVLVLMNIVYALSAYPAGVLSDRINRTGLLALGLVFLAGADLALALLPNFGGLALGVVLWGLHMGLTQGLLSALVADAAPPSLRGTAFGYFNLFTGLALLAASVIAGALWDAYGPAGTFLAGLGFALVALMGLFAVGNGLATEEKR
- a CDS encoding DUF1194 domain-containing protein; this encodes MRLLFSIGAVLVTGMFAGGDVAGIAAPGPKFESPKIQPQRQAADRDAQTVDVELILAVDVSYSMDMDELAVQREGYAQAIQSKEFLQALKLGPNGRIAVTYFEWAASTDQKIIIPWRLIDGPETADAVAAEILKTPIRRASRTSISGAITFAMPLFDEDPYRGLRRVIDISGDGPNNNGTPVTIARDAAIEKGIVINGLPIMVKEPSYSTMDIDNLDFYYEDCVIGGPGSFVITIKDRDKFKEAIRTKLLMEVAGRMPERPVMRVADKDKEPRVNCMIGEKIWSDRWGR
- a CDS encoding class I SAM-dependent methyltransferase, coding for MEVNSDRLNAFMGKMVTEFGAAMNASLVLLGDKLGLYRTLAAKGPMNSSELASATGTAERYVREWLASQAASGYIEYDSASAKFSMLPEQAMALADEDSPVFLGAFGNVIASAFLDEPKVSDAFKSGKGVGWNRRSECLFCGTARFFRTGYMHHLVQEWLPALDGVVDKLKRGAKVADVGCGHGVSTRLMAEAFPNSRFYGFDYHEGSIEAARKAATEARLGDRVSFAVHSAKTYPAEGYDLVCFFDCLHDMGDPVGAIGHVRETMAKDGTCMLVEPFAGDRLEDNLNPVGRVYYAASTMICTPASLDQEVGLALGAQAGEARLRKVAREGGLTRFRRAAETPFNLILEARI
- a CDS encoding class I SAM-dependent RNA methyltransferase, translating into MVERMTIDHVGHRGDGVSLDAGDPVYVPYTLGGETVEVDHVVGNHPDRRKLLAVDVASPERVAPFCPHFGVCGGCAIQHWAAEPYHAWKRGIVVETLAQAGIDCEVAPLVDAHGAGRRRITLHGRFGTHDILKVGFSAASAHDVIPIDRCPILDPGLEGALDAGWALAELLTSKMPVTKPLDIQVTATANGLDIDVRGSGPLPTPLVTALSRVAEQHRLARLTRHGELVLQRLPPTVQMGRAEVTLPPGSFLQATVAGEETLASLVAERIGKAKNVLDLFCGVGPFALRVAEKARVTAHDNDAGAIAALEKAARTPGLKPLKAEPRDLFRRPLVAPELRDFDAVVFDPPRQGAQAQALKLAVSKVPVVVAVSCNVATFARDARLLIDGGYKIDVVVPVDQFRHTPHVELVAKFTR
- a CDS encoding TlyA family RNA methyltransferase, whose protein sequence is MSPARKRADVLLVERGLFESRARARAAIEAGLVTADDKQVAKPSETIAEDAVIQAEPAHPYVSRGGVKLAGALERYPIEIEDHVCLDVGASTGGFTEVLLANGASLVFAVDVGTSQLHPSLRGHSKIVSMEETDIRAYDGKRLPARPDVVVIDVSFISLKTVLPVALSLAAAPMSLLALIKPQFEADRKHNKKGIVRDAAVHRDICDDIAAFAASLGCTDIEVFPSAITGGDGNIEFFLGARRG
- a CDS encoding nucleoside 2-deoxyribosyltransferase; translation: MKIYLAGPDVFLPDAVEIGRQKAAICAAHGLTGLYPLDNEIDLAAPDASRQIFCGNEAMMDAADAIIANLTPFRGAGADPGTVYELGYMAGRRKFCLAYSNDGAAYADRVGRFMDVTSEDGRLVDAQGLTVEDFGLVDNLMMVHALELHGCPLVTPAQMPIDVWHDLAAFEACVRMAAARLIAT